In Apis cerana isolate GH-2021 linkage group LG5, AcerK_1.0, whole genome shotgun sequence, a single genomic region encodes these proteins:
- the LOC107994425 gene encoding BTB/POZ domain-containing protein KCTD3, whose translation MAIPPSFGLSDIVHLNVGGTRFSTSKQTLTWVPDSFFTALLSNRIASHRDEIGALFIDRDPKLFSIILNYLRTKDIDLKNVDLRTLRHEAEYYGIIPLVKRLMLCEDLTQSSCGDVLFYGYLPPPSIPLQEPTTVASNIGDVSVHGRIPTNNSNSRVDVPSTSQNPIPGTSSNHNNNGQQNHKGVLNSHMRNSSLDYRIQQKGLPHSRTSSLDLRHVRNNSADLNKLYKNDISLVFGPQQVSSWVDPLRVQIIKAHHNWIVIAYAHFITCYRLKDSSGWQHAFTSPHIESVIERVAITSKLSTSGDVKMVAISYGNQVRLWSISANGMKTNIGTFNLNVRVEYLFFIGSQLVALSPTDKIGVWHAMTHHWQIQDVVPILSFDTAGSFLLLGCNNGSIYYIDMEKFPLRMKDNDLLVTELYRDPNYDPITAISVYLTPKTSVCGNWIEIAYGTKSGSVRVIVQHPETVGHGPQLFQTFTVHQSSVTKVTLSEKYLVSVCSEYNHVRSWAVTRFRGMISTQPGSTPEASFKIVSLEAIESCISYNAGNDFGPFGEQDDEQVFVQKVVPETDQLFVRLASNGKRVCVIKSVDGSIISSFYVHECEGSSRMGSRPRRFIFTGHSNGTIQMWDLTTALEPSFSSTQNVSGGPTPEELWKLLDQCDLSNSHSSTPCISPCPSLISTGPSIKTSNVLFLNQSQNSDATPGPSQT comes from the exons atggctATACCTCCTTCTTTTGGTCTTAGCGATATTGTACATTTAAACGTTGGTGGAACAAG gttTTCAACATCAAAGCAAACATTAACATGGGTTCCAGATTCATTTTTTACAGCTTTATTAAGTAATAGAATTGCCAGTCATAGAGATGAAATTGGtgcattatttatagatagagatccaaaattattttctattatattaaattatcttcgtACAAaggatattgatttaaaaaatgtagatCTTCGTACATTAAGACACGAAGCTGAATATTATGGTATTATACCATTAGTTAAAAGATTAATGTTATGTGAAGATTTAACTCAATCATCTTGTGgagatgttttattttatggtTATTTACCACCACCAA GTATACCATTACAAGAACCCACCACTGTTGCATCAAATATAGGAGATGTATCTGTTCATGGTAGAATTCCaactaataatagtaattcaaGAGTAGATGTACCATCTACATCTCAAAATCCAATTCCTGGAACTTCAAGTAaccataataataatg gacAACAAAATCATAAAGGAGTACTTAATAGTCACATGCGAAATTCTTCATTAGATTACAGAATTCAACAGAAAGGTTTACCACATTCACGCACATCATCTTTAGATTTAAGACATGTTAGGAACAATTCagcagatttaaataaattatataaaaatgatattagttTAGTATTTGGACCTCAACAAG ttTCATCATGGGTTGATCCTTTAAGAGTTCAAATCATAAAAGCACATCATAATTGGATTGTGATTGCTTATGCTCATTTTATAACGTGTTATCGACTTAAAGATTCATCTGGTTGGCAACATGCATTTACAAGTCCTCACATAGAATCAGTAATTGAAAGAGTGGCAATAACATCAAAATTAAGTACCAGTGGAGATGTTAAAATGGTTGCTATTTCCTATGGAAATCAAGTCAGACTATGGAGTATTTCAGCAAATGGAATGAAAACTAATATTGgcacatttaatttaaatgttcgtgtggaatatttattttttattggaagCCAATTAGTTGCTTTATCTCCTACTGATAAAATTGGTGTATGGCATGCTATGACACATCATTGGCAAATACAAGATGTAGTACccattttatcatttgataCAGCTggttcatttcttttattaggATGTAACAATggatctatatattatattg atatggaaaaatttcctttaagAATGAAAGATAATGATTTACTTGTAACTGAATTATACCGTGATCCAAATTATGATCCTATTACAGCTATATCTGTATATTTAACACCAAAAACAT ctGTTTGCGGTAACTGGATAGAAATTGCATATGGTACAAAATCTGGCAGCGTTAGAGTTATAGTTCAACATCCTGAAACTGTAGGACATGGTCcacaattatttcaaacatttacAGTGCATCAAAGTAGTGTAACAAAA GTAACATtgtcagaaaaatatttagtatcTGTCTGTTCAGAATATAATCATGTTAGGAGTTGGGCAGTAACAAGATTTCGTGGAATGATTTCTACTCAACCTGGATCTACACCTGAAGctagttttaaaattgtatctttAGAAGCAATTGAATCTTGTATTAGTTACAATGCTGGAAATGATTTTG GACCATTTGGAGAACAAGATGATGAACAAGTCTTTGTTCAAAAAGTTGTACCTGAAACTGATCAATTATTTGTACGTTTAGCATCAAATGGAAAGAGAGTTTGTGTAATTAAATCAGTGGATGGTAGTATTATAAGCTCATTTTATGTACATGAATGTGAAGGATCTAGCCGTATGGGTTCAAGACCAAGACGTTTTATATTCACTGGACATTCTAATGGGACTATTCAAATGTGGGATCTTACAACAGCTTTAgaaccttctttttcttctactcaaa ATGTTTCTGGTGGACCTACACCAGAAGAACTTTGGAAATTGTTAGACCAATGTGATTTAAGTAATAGTCATTCCTCAACACCATGTATTAGTCCATGTCCATCACTTATATCTACAGGCCCAAGTATAAAAACCAGTAATGTACTATTTCTCAATCAATCACAAAATTCTGATGCGACACCTGGACCTAGCCAAACATGA